The following proteins are co-located in the Planococcus plakortidis genome:
- a CDS encoding ABC transporter substrate-binding protein, with the protein MKNIIFLVITLIALIGLAGCSGSEASPSDSGAASEPVEGGELNVAIGADPNTLDWMYTGESAARKIGWHIYEGLFALNQDFEAAPLLAEDYEVSEDGKTYTIALREGVTFHNGEPVTAEDAKASIERWLKVSSVGKITNDHVESVEADGLQLTIQLNKAYSSLLSDLAAPKSAAVILPKEVAEAAGEKPLDHDQYIGTGPFQFDSWKRGDEIVLSKYDDYASRTDETSGLTGEKKAYVDSVHFKIVKDPQVVVNGLKTGLYDFGDEVPLDLYEVIESTPNIEAGTATNGYTVLTPDKSEAPFDDLQVRQALNAALDKEAIAKATYGNEEFYELDGALFTPNQTALYSEENTDGFLSYDVEEAKRLLAESSYDGEPIKIIFSSDSNDYKKIAEIAEQQLEAAGFAVELESYEWATYLEKWGEASNWDLVVVGWSPFFSPNQAGMLSQDSNSSGWYNSEKWQEQIAKWAQAESEEERQQILAGLNETLYEELPFEKVTNISNLNARTTDIHDYSEWYGPRFWNTYKTN; encoded by the coding sequence GTGAAGAATATCATCTTTTTAGTTATCACGTTAATTGCACTTATCGGATTGGCCGGTTGTTCCGGCAGTGAAGCAAGCCCATCAGATTCAGGCGCAGCTTCAGAACCTGTAGAAGGCGGAGAATTGAATGTGGCGATCGGCGCAGATCCGAACACGCTCGATTGGATGTATACAGGGGAAAGTGCCGCTCGCAAAATCGGCTGGCATATTTATGAAGGCTTGTTTGCCTTGAACCAGGATTTTGAAGCGGCACCGCTGCTCGCAGAAGATTATGAAGTGAGTGAAGACGGAAAAACCTACACGATTGCTTTGCGTGAAGGCGTAACTTTCCATAACGGGGAACCAGTAACGGCAGAAGATGCCAAAGCGTCCATCGAACGTTGGCTGAAAGTGTCATCTGTCGGCAAGATCACCAACGACCACGTTGAGTCCGTGGAAGCAGACGGTTTGCAGTTAACCATTCAATTGAACAAAGCCTATAGCTCTTTACTTTCCGACTTGGCTGCCCCAAAATCGGCTGCCGTCATCTTGCCGAAAGAGGTCGCTGAAGCGGCCGGCGAAAAGCCGCTCGACCATGACCAGTATATCGGCACCGGGCCTTTCCAGTTTGATTCGTGGAAGCGCGGCGATGAAATCGTACTTTCCAAATACGACGACTATGCATCCAGAACCGATGAGACAAGCGGTTTGACGGGAGAGAAAAAAGCGTATGTGGATTCGGTCCATTTCAAGATCGTCAAAGACCCTCAAGTGGTGGTTAATGGCTTGAAAACCGGGCTTTACGATTTCGGCGATGAAGTGCCGCTCGATTTGTACGAAGTGATTGAAAGCACGCCGAATATCGAAGCAGGCACCGCCACTAACGGCTATACAGTGTTGACGCCGGATAAATCGGAAGCGCCTTTCGATGACCTGCAAGTGCGCCAGGCATTGAACGCGGCGCTCGATAAAGAAGCAATTGCCAAAGCGACATACGGAAACGAGGAATTTTACGAATTGGACGGCGCTTTGTTCACGCCGAACCAAACCGCACTATATTCGGAAGAAAACACAGACGGCTTCCTGTCCTATGATGTGGAGGAAGCGAAACGCTTATTGGCAGAAAGCAGCTACGACGGCGAACCGATCAAAATCATCTTCTCAAGCGATTCCAACGACTATAAGAAAATTGCCGAGATCGCTGAACAGCAGCTTGAAGCAGCCGGCTTTGCGGTCGAGCTGGAATCCTATGAATGGGCAACATACCTTGAGAAATGGGGAGAGGCTTCCAATTGGGATCTAGTGGTCGTTGGATGGTCCCCGTTCTTCTCGCCGAACCAGGCAGGCATGTTGAGCCAGGATTCGAACAGCAGCGGCTGGTACAACAGTGAGAAATGGCAGGAGCAAATCGCCAAGTGGGCACAAGCGGAATCCGAGGAAGAGCGACAGCAGATCCTCGCCGGCTTGAACGAAACGCTCTATGAAGAATTGCCGTTTGAAAAAGTGACGAACATCTCGAACTTGAATGCGCGCACAACCGATATCCACGACTATAGCGAATGGTACGGCCCGCGCTTCTGGAATACGTATAAAACCAATTAA